From the Suncus etruscus isolate mSunEtr1 chromosome 19, mSunEtr1.pri.cur, whole genome shotgun sequence genome, one window contains:
- the RPL8 gene encoding 60S ribosomal protein L8, protein MGRVIRGQRKGAGSVFRAHVKHRKGAARLRAVDFAERHGYIKGIVKDIIHDPGRGAPLAKVVFRDPYRFKKRTELFIAAEGIHTGQFVYCGKKAQLNIGNVLPVGTMPEGTIVCCLEEKPGDRGKLARASGNYATVISHNPETKKTRVKLPSGSKKVISSANRAVVGVVAGGGRIDKPILKAGRAYHKYKAKRNCWPRVRGVAMNPVEHPFGGGNHQHIGKPSTIRRDAPAGRKVGLIAARRTGRLRGTKTVQEKEN, encoded by the exons ATGGGCCGAGTGATCCGCGGGCAGAGGAAGGGCGCCGGCTCCGTGTTCCGCGCGCACGTGAAGCACCGCAAGGGCGCCGCCCGGCTGCGCGCCGTGGACTTCGCCGAGCGCCACGGCTACATCAAGGGCATCGTCAAG GACATCATCCACGACCCGGGCCGGGGCGCCCCGTTGGCCAAGGTGGTCTTCCGGGACCCCTACCGCTTCAAGAAGCGCACCGAGCTGTTCATCGCCGCCGAGGGCATCCACACCGGCCAGTTCGTCTACTGCGGCAAGAAGG CCCAGCTCAACATCGGCAACGTCCTCCCCGTGGGCACCATGCCCGAGGGCACCATCGTGTGCTGCCTGGAGGAGAAGCCCGGTGACCGAGGCAAGCTGGCCCGCGCCTCGGGCAACTACGCCACAGTCATCTCGCACAACCCGGAGACCAAGAAGACCCGGGTGAAGCTGCCTTCGGGCTCCAAGAAGGTCATTTCCTCAGCCAACCGAGCTGTGGTCG GCGTGGTGGCTGGAGGTGGCCGTATTGACAAGCCCATACTGAAAGCCGGACGTGCCTACCACAAGTATAAGGCAAAGAGGAATTGCTGGCCACGTGTGCGGGGTGTTGCCATGAAC CCTGTGGAACATCCATTTGGAGGTGGTAACCACCAACATATTGGCAAACCCTCCACCATCCGCAGAGATGCCCCGGCTGGCCGTAAAGTGGGTCTCATTGCTGCCCGCCGCACTGGGCGTCTCCGGGGAACAAAGACTGTGCAGGAGAAAGAGAATTAG